In a single window of the Aminomonas paucivorans DSM 12260 genome:
- a CDS encoding peptidoglycan D,D-transpeptidase FtsI family protein has product MFFVFFILAIQTVKVHLFPDPRVVSQARRQYWAQVPVSTSRGDIRDRNGIALALSIPATSLFIDPQYWDPQGADALVGILDPGEARRFKRPLSGRFQWVARKLPRDRASLLEKKEIPGLFALREKARVYPHGSLASHVLGFCDIDDNGLSGLELAWNNVLFSPPQTRLLARDARGRLLDMIGCNTGEIRAGVGSLRLTLDARIQQVVESRLAQGAKDVNARWAAAVCMDPHTGALLAVASFPGFDLNQRGHFQNQEALRNNVLGRVYEPGSTFKPLVMGLALEEGVVGLSDRFFCTGSIAVADKVMRDVKRGGHGVQDPAQVLVNSCNVGMAMVGMRLTPFRTYGLLRALGFGERSGVDLAGEEEGLLKPPEQWLGTVPANIAIGQGIAVSPLQLATAISAIANGGHLLKPYVVSDVRNGKGETIHQGKRRERATVFSESTAAWLRKAMRRVVSEGTGKGANTPLAEVAGKTGTAQIASGGEYSKGGHVASFVGFWPASRPQYVLLVVLGEPQGARYYGGELAAPLFRQIVEDLVQLPLGKTS; this is encoded by the coding sequence GTGTTTTTCGTCTTTTTCATTCTGGCGATCCAGACCGTGAAGGTGCATCTGTTTCCCGATCCTCGCGTGGTCAGCCAGGCCCGAAGGCAGTATTGGGCCCAGGTTCCGGTGAGCACTTCCCGGGGGGATATCCGGGATCGCAACGGGATCGCTTTGGCCCTATCCATCCCTGCCACCAGCCTGTTTATCGATCCGCAGTACTGGGATCCCCAAGGGGCGGATGCTCTGGTGGGGATTCTGGACCCCGGGGAGGCACGGCGCTTCAAGCGCCCCCTGTCCGGCCGCTTTCAGTGGGTGGCCCGCAAGCTTCCTCGGGACCGGGCCTCGCTTCTGGAAAAAAAGGAGATTCCCGGGCTGTTCGCCCTTCGGGAAAAGGCCCGGGTGTACCCCCACGGGAGCTTGGCGTCCCACGTGCTCGGATTTTGCGACATCGACGACAACGGGCTTTCGGGACTGGAGCTGGCTTGGAACAACGTGCTCTTCTCCCCCCCCCAGACGCGTCTCTTGGCGCGGGACGCCCGGGGGCGACTGCTGGACATGATCGGCTGCAACACGGGGGAGATTCGCGCGGGAGTCGGTAGCCTCCGCCTGACCCTGGATGCTCGCATCCAGCAGGTCGTGGAGTCCCGCCTGGCGCAGGGTGCCAAGGACGTGAACGCCCGCTGGGCCGCGGCGGTGTGCATGGATCCGCACACGGGCGCGCTTCTGGCCGTGGCCAGTTTTCCAGGGTTCGACCTGAACCAGAGAGGGCACTTCCAGAACCAAGAGGCTTTGCGGAACAACGTCCTGGGGCGAGTTTACGAGCCCGGATCGACGTTTAAACCTCTCGTCATGGGTTTGGCTCTGGAGGAAGGCGTGGTAGGGCTTTCGGATCGTTTCTTCTGTACCGGCAGCATCGCGGTGGCCGACAAGGTGATGCGGGATGTGAAGCGGGGTGGGCATGGGGTGCAGGATCCCGCGCAGGTGCTCGTCAATTCCTGCAACGTGGGCATGGCCATGGTAGGGATGCGGCTGACCCCCTTCCGCACCTACGGGCTGCTTCGGGCACTAGGCTTTGGAGAGCGCTCCGGGGTGGACCTGGCGGGAGAGGAGGAAGGGCTCCTCAAACCTCCGGAGCAGTGGCTGGGGACGGTGCCGGCGAACATCGCCATCGGCCAGGGGATTGCCGTGTCGCCCCTTCAGTTGGCTACGGCCATCTCCGCCATCGCCAACGGGGGACACCTTCTGAAGCCTTATGTCGTCTCGGACGTCCGGAACGGCAAGGGAGAGACGATCCACCAGGGCAAGCGGAGGGAGCGGGCGACGGTCTTTTCCGAAAGCACCGCCGCGTGGCTTCGCAAAGCCATGAGGCGAGTCGTCTCCGAGGGGACGGGCAAGGGTGCGAATACCCCGCTTGCGGAGGTGGCGGGCAAGACCGGGACCGCCCAGATCGCCTCGGGGGGGGAGTACTCCAAGGGAGGGCATGTGGCTTCCTTTGTGGGGTTCTGGCCCGCTTCGAGGCCGCAGTACGTGCTCCTGGTGGTGTTGGGGGAGCCCCAAGGGGCCAGGTACTACGGCGGCGAGCTGGCGGCCCCCCTGTTCCGCCAGATCGTGGAGGATCTGGTGCAGCTTCCCTTGGGGAAGACATCCTAA
- the rsmH gene encoding 16S rRNA (cytosine(1402)-N(4))-methyltransferase RsmH, with protein sequence MLHVPVMLQEVLEALRPWEEQVCVVDGTLGAAGHARAILANCPRCRLVGIDQDPSALDEARLNLAPYGDRVTLIPGNFRDLSTLLPRYEIKVCSAFLFDLGVSSMQIDREERGFSFHGEGPLDMRMDSGTLSRGVTAADIVNSWELGDLIGLFRRYGEDPFAVPIARAIVMHRERYGPLMTTESLVALIRRTLPAPAQRKAGTHPARRIFQALRIAVNDEMEALRETLESLPSFCGDPSTVVFITYHSLEDRLVKQHMKTWAAEGKGLLVTKKPLVPREEEIRENKRSRSAKLRVFRFGPVPTREERRAARRKEGRSGGLPSA encoded by the coding sequence ATGCTCCACGTCCCCGTCATGCTTCAGGAGGTGCTTGAGGCCCTGCGCCCTTGGGAGGAGCAGGTCTGTGTGGTGGATGGGACCCTGGGGGCTGCCGGCCATGCCCGGGCCATCTTGGCGAATTGCCCCCGCTGTCGGTTGGTGGGGATCGATCAAGACCCTTCCGCCTTGGACGAAGCCCGTCTGAACCTGGCCCCCTACGGGGATCGGGTGACCCTGATTCCCGGGAATTTCCGTGATTTGTCCACCCTGCTTCCCCGCTACGAAATAAAGGTCTGCAGCGCCTTTCTCTTCGATCTGGGGGTTTCCTCCATGCAGATCGATCGGGAGGAAAGAGGTTTTTCCTTCCACGGGGAGGGGCCTCTAGACATGCGCATGGATTCGGGAACCCTCTCTCGGGGCGTCACCGCCGCGGACATCGTGAATTCCTGGGAACTGGGGGACCTGATCGGACTCTTCCGACGCTACGGGGAAGACCCCTTCGCGGTGCCCATCGCCCGAGCCATCGTGATGCATCGGGAACGCTACGGCCCTCTCATGACTACCGAAAGCCTGGTGGCCCTGATCCGTCGGACGTTGCCCGCGCCGGCTCAGAGAAAGGCGGGGACGCACCCGGCCCGGCGGATCTTCCAGGCCTTGCGGATCGCCGTGAACGACGAAATGGAGGCCCTTCGGGAGACGTTGGAATCCCTGCCCTCGTTCTGCGGGGATCCCTCCACGGTGGTGTTCATCACCTACCACTCCCTGGAGGATCGGTTGGTCAAGCAACACATGAAGACGTGGGCTGCCGAGGGAAAGGGGCTTTTGGTGACCAAGAAGCCCCTGGTGCCTCGGGAGGAGGAGATTCGAGAGAACAAACGTTCCAGAAGCGCGAAACTGCGGGTCTTTCGGTTCGGCCCCGTCCCCACCAGGGAGGAGCGGCGTGCGGCGAGGAGAAAGGAGGGGCGTTCCGGTGGGCTTCCCTCGGCATGA
- the mraZ gene encoding division/cell wall cluster transcriptional repressor MraZ yields MGVLVGTFDHRMDSKGRMVLPARFREELGNQVVATIGIDRCVALYSLPNWHRLLEKLQNLPMSKGRTRDFLRVLLASATEMDFDSMGRILLPQFLRQHGDIKQEVAVIGVGDHLEIWDSSNWTIHRGEILEALPSIAEEVEGL; encoded by the coding sequence ATGGGCGTGCTTGTGGGAACCTTCGACCACCGAATGGACAGCAAGGGTCGCATGGTTCTCCCCGCACGCTTTCGGGAGGAACTGGGAAACCAGGTGGTAGCAACCATCGGCATCGATCGTTGCGTCGCCCTCTACTCCCTGCCCAACTGGCACCGTCTCCTGGAGAAGCTGCAGAACCTCCCCATGTCCAAGGGGAGGACCCGCGATTTTCTCCGGGTCCTTTTGGCTTCCGCCACGGAGATGGACTTCGATTCCATGGGCCGGATTCTCTTGCCCCAGTTCCTTCGGCAGCATGGGGACATCAAGCAGGAAGTCGCGGTCATCGGGGTGGGAGACCACTTGGAGATCTGGGACAGCAGCAACTGGACGATCCATCGCGGAGAGATCCTGGAGGCGTTGCCGTCCATTGCCGAGGAGGTCGAAGGCCTGTGA
- a CDS encoding CheR family methyltransferase, which yields MKGEDAVSIEEKAYPAPPEYEVFKKRIQELTGIDLNAYKFQIHRRVHMLMQRWNVTSYDEYYKVISTREDKLREFLDYLTINVSEFFRNANRWWELKDKVFPLIFKETGQKKLKLWSAGCATGEEPYSLGVLALETGLTNPQPVLATDIDRGALAKAQAGIFQKRQLVNAPPEWISKYFSEIDANTVQVKNVVKEKVNFRQQNLIKDPFDSGMDVILCRNVVIYFSPETKSALYEKFFNALRPGGYLMTGSTEQIFEYKKIGFESAGPFLYRKPR from the coding sequence ATGAAGGGAGAGGATGCCGTGTCCATCGAAGAAAAGGCCTACCCCGCACCACCTGAATACGAGGTCTTCAAGAAACGCATTCAGGAGCTTACGGGAATTGACCTGAACGCTTACAAGTTTCAAATCCACCGGCGTGTCCACATGCTGATGCAGCGGTGGAACGTGACAAGTTACGACGAATACTATAAAGTCATCTCCACCCGGGAGGATAAACTTCGGGAGTTCCTGGACTACCTGACCATCAACGTTTCCGAGTTCTTCCGGAACGCAAACCGCTGGTGGGAGCTGAAAGACAAGGTTTTCCCCTTGATCTTCAAGGAAACGGGACAGAAGAAGCTCAAGCTCTGGAGCGCCGGATGTGCCACGGGAGAGGAACCCTATTCTTTGGGCGTCCTGGCCCTGGAAACGGGCCTGACCAACCCCCAACCCGTTCTGGCCACGGACATCGACCGGGGAGCCCTGGCAAAGGCGCAGGCGGGGATCTTCCAGAAGCGCCAGCTGGTGAACGCCCCCCCGGAATGGATCTCCAAGTACTTTTCGGAAATCGACGCCAACACCGTCCAGGTCAAAAACGTGGTCAAGGAAAAGGTCAACTTCCGTCAGCAGAACCTCATCAAGGACCCCTTCGATTCGGGGATGGACGTCATCCTCTGCCGCAACGTGGTGATCTACTTTTCCCCGGAGACCAAAAGCGCCCTGTACGAGAAATTCTTTAACGCCCTGCGCCCCGGAGGCTATCTGATGACGGGGTCCACGGAGCAGATCTTCGAGTACAAGAAAATCGGCTTTGAGTCTGCCGGCCCCTTCCTCTACCGCAAACCCCGGTAA
- a CDS encoding gamma carbonic anhydrase family protein, which yields MTLGCQDLPLYPFEGTFPKIAPSAFVAPTAALVGRVELGEQASVWHHAVLRGDINRIVLGARSNIQDGCILHVTEDLEVWVGEDVTVGHGAILHGCRVENRCLIAMRATVLDGAVVGEGSIVAAGALVPEGAVIPPGSLVMGLPGRVVRQTREADREKLAELASSYVELALRYRGLR from the coding sequence GTGACCTTGGGATGCCAGGACCTTCCGCTTTATCCCTTCGAGGGAACCTTCCCGAAGATTGCCCCTTCGGCCTTCGTCGCCCCCACTGCGGCCCTTGTAGGGCGGGTGGAGTTGGGGGAACAGGCCAGCGTGTGGCACCATGCGGTACTGCGAGGGGACATCAACCGCATCGTCCTGGGGGCTCGAAGCAACATCCAGGACGGTTGTATCCTCCACGTGACGGAGGATCTGGAAGTCTGGGTGGGAGAGGACGTCACCGTGGGGCATGGGGCGATCCTTCATGGATGTCGCGTCGAAAACCGATGCCTGATCGCCATGAGGGCTACGGTGCTGGACGGAGCCGTGGTGGGGGAGGGCTCCATCGTTGCGGCAGGTGCCCTGGTCCCCGAAGGGGCCGTGATCCCACCAGGGAGCCTCGTCATGGGCCTCCCGGGGCGGGTGGTTCGTCAGACCCGGGAGGCGGACAGGGAAAAACTGGCGGAGCTTGCCTCGTCCTACGTGGAGCTGGCGCTTCGTTACCGGGGTTTGCGGTAG
- a CDS encoding V-type ATP synthase subunit D, whose product MAKSLNVNPNRMELSRLKRRLVVAKRGHKLLKDKQDALIKEFLQRARDVKALREAVEEELKLCYQSFLLARAQTLPSMLEQALLLASGRLEVRGTSRNVMSVNIPEYQLQAQESRLSYGLLTSPGSLDVALERFVRLLPKLIQLAAAEKALRLMATEIERTRRRVNALEHVLIPSFIETIRGISMKLDEMERANLGRLMRIKEIVRSH is encoded by the coding sequence ATGGCGAAGTCCCTGAACGTCAATCCCAACCGCATGGAGCTGTCCCGGCTGAAGCGCCGCCTCGTGGTGGCGAAGCGGGGACACAAGCTCCTGAAAGACAAGCAGGACGCACTGATCAAGGAATTCCTGCAGCGGGCGCGGGATGTGAAGGCCCTCCGGGAAGCGGTGGAGGAGGAGCTGAAGCTCTGCTACCAGAGCTTTCTCCTTGCCCGGGCCCAGACGCTGCCCTCCATGTTGGAACAGGCGCTTCTGCTTGCGAGCGGCCGACTGGAGGTCCGCGGGACAAGTCGGAACGTCATGAGCGTCAACATCCCGGAGTACCAGCTCCAGGCGCAGGAATCCCGCCTGAGCTACGGGCTTTTGACGTCCCCCGGCAGCCTGGACGTTGCCTTGGAACGGTTCGTTCGGCTGTTGCCCAAGCTGATCCAGCTGGCTGCGGCGGAGAAGGCCCTTCGGCTCATGGCCACGGAGATCGAACGGACGCGACGCCGGGTCAACGCCTTGGAACACGTCCTGATCCCGTCGTTCATCGAGACGATCCGAGGGATTTCCATGAAGCTGGACGAGATGGAGCGGGCGAACCTGGGCCGCCTCATGCGGATCAAGGAAATCGTCCGGTCCCACTGA
- a CDS encoding V-type ATP synthase subunit B: MLPKEYRTISDLSGPLLVVEKVRDVRYDELVEISLASGEKRRGRVLEITADKALVQVFEGTTGIDVDTTQVRFLGKVLTLPVSGDMLGRIFNGRGEPIDGGAAIIPETALDINGFPMNPFSRDYPSEFIQTGISTIDGMNPLVRGQKLPIFSGSGLPHNRMAAQIARQATVISGHAAFAVVFAAMGITFEEASFFMEDFRKTGAIERTVMFVNLADDPAIERITTPRLALTCAEYLAFEKDMHVLVILTDLTNYCEALREISAARKEVPGRRGYPGYLYTDLATMYERAGRLRGKSGSITQFPILTMPEDDKTHPIPDLTGYITEGQIILSRGLHRKGIYPPVDVMPSLSRLKDKGIGKGKTREDHADLMNQLFAAYARGKEAKELAVILGEGALTEEDKAFAKFADAFEDRYVRQGEYENRTIQETLALGWELLALIPVKELKRVRDAYIETYLKPLLAERSPEPVAEEA, translated from the coding sequence ATGCTGCCTAAGGAGTATCGCACCATCAGCGATCTTTCAGGACCCCTTCTGGTGGTGGAGAAGGTCCGGGACGTGCGCTACGACGAGCTGGTGGAAATTTCCCTAGCCAGCGGCGAGAAGCGGCGGGGCCGCGTCCTGGAGATCACCGCGGACAAGGCGCTGGTCCAGGTCTTCGAAGGGACCACGGGGATTGATGTGGACACCACCCAGGTGCGGTTCCTCGGGAAGGTGCTCACCCTCCCGGTGAGCGGCGACATGCTGGGGCGCATCTTCAACGGCCGGGGTGAGCCCATCGACGGAGGGGCCGCCATCATTCCCGAGACCGCCCTGGACATCAACGGCTTTCCCATGAACCCCTTCTCCCGGGACTACCCCTCGGAGTTCATCCAGACGGGGATTTCCACCATCGACGGGATGAACCCCCTGGTCCGGGGGCAGAAGCTGCCCATCTTCTCCGGAAGCGGATTGCCTCATAACCGCATGGCCGCCCAGATCGCCCGGCAGGCGACGGTCATCAGTGGGCATGCGGCCTTTGCGGTGGTCTTCGCGGCCATGGGGATCACCTTCGAGGAGGCTTCCTTCTTCATGGAGGACTTCCGTAAAACCGGGGCCATCGAACGCACGGTCATGTTCGTCAATTTGGCGGACGACCCGGCCATCGAGCGGATCACCACCCCTCGCCTGGCCCTCACCTGCGCGGAGTATCTGGCCTTCGAGAAGGACATGCACGTGCTGGTCATCCTCACGGACCTCACGAACTACTGCGAGGCCCTGCGGGAGATCTCCGCGGCTCGCAAGGAGGTTCCGGGGCGTCGGGGATACCCGGGTTACCTCTACACCGACTTGGCCACCATGTACGAGCGGGCCGGTCGTCTTCGGGGAAAGAGCGGTTCCATCACCCAGTTCCCCATCCTCACCATGCCGGAGGACGACAAGACCCATCCGATCCCAGACCTCACGGGGTACATCACCGAAGGGCAGATCATCCTCAGCCGAGGGCTGCACCGCAAGGGGATCTATCCTCCCGTGGACGTCATGCCCTCCCTGTCTCGCTTGAAGGACAAGGGGATCGGGAAGGGGAAGACCCGGGAGGACCATGCGGACCTGATGAATCAGCTTTTCGCGGCCTACGCCCGGGGCAAGGAGGCCAAGGAATTGGCGGTGATCCTGGGGGAGGGAGCCCTGACGGAGGAGGACAAGGCCTTCGCCAAGTTCGCCGACGCCTTCGAGGATCGATATGTCCGGCAGGGAGAGTACGAGAACCGGACGATTCAGGAAACCCTCGCCTTGGGCTGGGAGCTGCTGGCCCTGATCCCCGTGAAGGAGCTGAAGCGGGTTCGGGATGCCTACATCGAGACCTACCTGAAGCCTCTGTTGGCGGAACGCTCCCCGGAACCCGTCGCCGAAGAAGCGTAG
- a CDS encoding V-type ATP synthase subunit A: protein MRTIQGTIAKISGPLVVAGGMSGACMYDVVRVGSIGLVGEIIELKGDTASIQVYEETSGLMPGEPVVSTGEPLSVELGPGLIEQFYDGVQRPLKAIEDVAQSPYISRGIAVPAVDRKRRWSFEPRKAEGDQVLPGDVLGVVQETVLVEHRVLVPHGVRGTLTQIRGGDVTVEETVATIRTPEGEEKRVSLLQRWPVRIPRPVAKRLSPDTPLTTGQRVVDTFFLIARGGTACVPGPFGSGKTVIQHQLAKWADAEIVVYIGCGERGNEMTDVLLEFPELEDPRSGQPLMKRTVLIANTSNMPVAAREASIYTGITIAEYYRDMGYSVALMADSTSRWAEALREISGRLEEMPGEEGYPAYLGTRLASFYERAGRAICMGEDGREGAVSIIGAVSPPGGDLSEPVTQNTLRVTKVFWGLDASLAYQRHFPAINWLTSYSLYAEKLGEYWDNIYDGEWSGFRTEAMGLLEDEDRLKEIVRLVGIDSLSKDERMILETAKSLREDFLHQNAFHEVDTYASMDKQFRMLRNILSFHHLAMEALRRGALLKDVIELPIREEIARMRYIDEKELAQLDGLEDTIKTVLGNLATTGGDEDAA, encoded by the coding sequence ATGCGAACGATTCAAGGAACCATCGCGAAGATCTCGGGCCCCCTGGTGGTGGCAGGGGGCATGTCCGGGGCCTGTATGTACGATGTGGTCCGCGTGGGCAGCATAGGCCTCGTCGGGGAGATCATCGAGCTCAAAGGCGATACGGCTTCCATTCAGGTCTACGAGGAAACCTCCGGGCTGATGCCCGGCGAACCCGTGGTGAGCACGGGAGAACCCCTCAGCGTGGAGCTGGGGCCGGGACTCATCGAGCAGTTTTACGATGGAGTCCAGCGTCCCCTGAAGGCCATCGAAGATGTGGCGCAGAGTCCCTACATTTCTAGGGGAATCGCCGTTCCCGCGGTGGACCGCAAGCGGCGCTGGTCCTTCGAGCCTCGCAAGGCGGAGGGGGACCAGGTCCTGCCCGGTGACGTCCTCGGGGTGGTACAGGAGACGGTGCTGGTGGAGCATCGCGTCTTGGTGCCTCATGGAGTCCGAGGCACCCTCACCCAGATCCGGGGGGGAGACGTGACCGTGGAGGAGACCGTGGCGACCATCCGGACTCCCGAAGGGGAAGAGAAGCGGGTTTCCCTGCTTCAGCGCTGGCCCGTCCGGATTCCCCGCCCCGTGGCCAAACGGCTTTCCCCGGATACCCCTCTCACCACGGGACAGCGGGTGGTGGACACCTTCTTCCTCATCGCTCGGGGGGGGACAGCTTGCGTCCCGGGTCCCTTCGGCTCCGGCAAGACGGTGATCCAGCACCAGCTGGCCAAGTGGGCGGATGCGGAGATCGTGGTCTACATCGGCTGCGGGGAACGGGGCAACGAGATGACCGACGTGCTCCTGGAGTTCCCGGAACTGGAGGATCCCCGCTCCGGACAGCCCTTGATGAAGCGTACTGTGCTCATCGCCAACACCTCCAACATGCCTGTGGCTGCCCGGGAGGCCTCCATCTACACGGGTATCACCATCGCGGAATACTACCGGGACATGGGCTATTCTGTGGCCCTCATGGCGGATTCCACCAGCCGTTGGGCGGAAGCGTTGCGGGAGATCTCGGGGCGTCTGGAAGAAATGCCCGGCGAGGAGGGGTATCCGGCCTACCTGGGAACCCGCCTGGCCTCCTTCTACGAGCGGGCGGGGCGGGCCATCTGCATGGGAGAGGACGGGCGCGAGGGGGCGGTCTCCATCATCGGCGCCGTCTCTCCCCCCGGCGGGGACCTCTCGGAGCCGGTGACCCAGAACACCCTTCGGGTCACCAAGGTCTTCTGGGGACTCGACGCCAGCCTGGCCTACCAGCGCCATTTCCCCGCCATCAACTGGCTTACCAGCTATTCTCTCTACGCGGAGAAGCTGGGGGAGTACTGGGACAACATCTACGACGGGGAGTGGAGCGGGTTCCGCACCGAGGCCATGGGGCTTCTGGAGGACGAGGATCGGCTCAAGGAGATCGTCCGCCTTGTGGGGATCGACTCCCTTTCCAAGGATGAGCGGATGATCCTGGAGACCGCCAAGTCCCTTCGGGAGGACTTCCTGCACCAGAACGCCTTCCACGAGGTGGACACTTACGCCTCCATGGACAAGCAGTTTCGGATGCTGCGCAACATCCTCTCCTTCCACCACCTCGCCATGGAGGCCCTTAGGCGAGGGGCGCTGCTGAAGGACGTCATCGAGCTTCCCATCCGGGAGGAGATCGCCCGGATGCGCTACATCGACGAGAAGGAACTAGCCCAGCTCGACGGTCTGGAGGACACCATCAAGACGGTCCTGGGGAACCTGGCCACCACGGGAGGCGACGAGGATGCTGCCTAA
- a CDS encoding V-type ATP synthase subunit F — MDTHSSSVRVAALGDYESVLPFQAIGVETVVVEADATEETVRAALLRVRREQVGILFLTEDLFARHRDVVDELNEQTSMTVIPIPDQSGTAGIGMESVRKCVEKAVGMDIFAVQ; from the coding sequence ATGGATACCCATAGCTCCTCCGTTCGGGTCGCTGCGCTGGGGGACTACGAGAGCGTGCTGCCCTTTCAGGCCATTGGAGTGGAGACGGTGGTGGTGGAGGCAGACGCGACAGAGGAGACGGTTCGCGCCGCCCTTCTGCGAGTCCGCCGAGAACAGGTGGGCATCCTTTTTCTCACGGAAGACCTCTTCGCCCGCCATCGGGATGTGGTGGATGAACTCAACGAACAGACGTCCATGACGGTCATCCCCATCCCCGATCAGTCCGGAACGGCGGGCATCGGCATGGAGTCTGTCCGCAAATGCGTGGAAAAAGCCGTGGGCATGGACATCTTTGCTGTCCAGTGA
- a CDS encoding V-type ATPase subunit has translation MATREAYGYVVARLRAMEHRFLDPALLQRMVDAEDLAGAYKLLSETVYGPALAGNRTGRFDEALESALLETYREVQGFVPEPAVLEIARLLYDFHNVKVLLKSAFSLRQGGKKRWDLLTSLGSIPLDDLIANVDAEDYRLLPYGLSRVVPQCMACWEQCRDLLEVDRLLDGQYFVALTELVDSLGYEGIRMWARQRIDAENLRVVLRLRRFGFDANRTLPFLHEGGTLRIPLLLSLLTEPLESWPRLLSFSAFSQAAWILQEQPHPDEVIPGMEKALDDHASVYWASFRYQADAPENVLAFLWGKEMEVKNLRIVLVSKASRSDRDKVRRLLRHGYP, from the coding sequence GTGGCTACCCGGGAGGCCTATGGATATGTCGTTGCTCGCCTCCGTGCGATGGAACACCGCTTCCTTGATCCCGCCCTGTTGCAACGCATGGTGGACGCGGAGGACCTAGCGGGGGCCTACAAGCTCTTGTCCGAGACGGTCTACGGCCCCGCGCTGGCGGGAAACCGGACCGGACGGTTTGACGAGGCCCTGGAATCGGCTCTCCTGGAGACCTACCGTGAGGTTCAGGGGTTTGTGCCCGAGCCGGCGGTGTTGGAAATTGCACGGCTCCTGTACGATTTTCACAACGTGAAGGTTCTTCTGAAAAGCGCCTTCAGCCTTCGGCAAGGAGGAAAGAAGCGTTGGGATCTCCTCACGTCCCTGGGGTCGATTCCCTTGGACGATCTCATCGCCAACGTGGATGCGGAGGACTACCGGCTTCTCCCCTATGGTCTCAGCCGCGTGGTGCCGCAGTGCATGGCGTGCTGGGAGCAGTGTCGGGATCTTTTGGAGGTTGACCGTCTGCTGGATGGACAGTATTTTGTCGCCCTGACGGAACTGGTGGATTCCCTGGGGTATGAGGGGATTCGGATGTGGGCTCGTCAGCGGATCGACGCGGAGAACCTTCGAGTGGTCCTCCGCTTGCGCCGTTTCGGCTTCGACGCAAACCGAACGCTTCCCTTCCTGCATGAGGGAGGAACCCTGCGTATCCCCCTGCTGCTTTCCCTCCTGACGGAGCCGTTGGAATCCTGGCCGCGCCTCCTTTCTTTCTCCGCCTTTTCCCAGGCGGCGTGGATCCTTCAGGAACAGCCTCATCCAGACGAGGTGATCCCCGGGATGGAGAAAGCCCTGGACGACCATGCCAGCGTCTATTGGGCCTCCTTCCGCTATCAGGCGGATGCGCCGGAAAACGTGTTGGCCTTTCTCTGGGGCAAGGAGATGGAGGTCAAGAATCTGCGGATCGTCCTGGTCTCCAAAGCCAGCCGTTCGGACCGTGACAAGGTGAGGAGGCTGTTGCGCCATGGATACCCATAG
- a CDS encoding V-type ATP synthase subunit E, which translates to MALADITAKIEADAKQQAEEHRAKAQEQIRSLKTATEREIRELEASFDDRFQKERPEILRRRETVAKLDVRREKLNARRAAIARCFDEALRSLLSQDRDTIARLTEVLLLEAAETGDETVHVGPQEKVLDEAWLQDFNARHGKRHSLCPERDVRIRGGFLLARDRVQTNCTWEMLLRTFQEDREADVVKQLFAND; encoded by the coding sequence ATGGCACTGGCGGACATCACCGCGAAGATTGAGGCCGATGCGAAACAGCAGGCCGAGGAGCATCGGGCTAAGGCCCAGGAACAGATCCGCTCGCTGAAGACGGCGACGGAGCGGGAGATCCGGGAGCTGGAGGCGTCCTTCGATGATCGATTCCAGAAGGAGCGTCCCGAGATCCTTCGTCGGCGGGAGACGGTGGCCAAGCTGGATGTGCGCAGGGAAAAACTGAACGCCCGTCGGGCTGCCATCGCCCGGTGTTTCGACGAAGCCCTTCGGTCCCTGCTTTCTCAGGATCGGGATACCATCGCCCGTTTGACGGAGGTCCTCTTGCTGGAGGCTGCCGAGACGGGAGACGAAACGGTCCACGTAGGTCCGCAGGAAAAGGTGTTGGACGAGGCTTGGCTGCAGGACTTCAATGCTCGCCACGGGAAGCGGCATTCCCTTTGCCCTGAACGGGATGTTCGGATTCGGGGTGGTTTTCTCCTGGCTCGGGATCGGGTCCAGACGAACTGCACGTGGGAGATGCTCCTTCGGACCTTCCAGGAGGATCGGGAAGCGGACGTGGTGAAGCAACTCTTCGCCAACGATTGA